A genomic segment from Arcobacter acticola encodes:
- a CDS encoding PhnD/SsuA/transferrin family substrate-binding protein: MFKFIFLLSLFHLYLFSETRTLTFAPLVTKDIEEINTQFLPMIKYLEKKLNVKIQIDYNSDYDALLEKFINGKIDMAYLGPLPYLTLEEKYPNTMPLVNFKNEKGEVSYTCSFVSFISTEGSIENMTNTKIALTQPLSTCGYLFVNDVLNNSNTNIEKNKYKYLDRHDEVALSVIRDEFKYGGLKTDIAQGFTHLGLKEIVRSKEIPSFVLVGNSKTLENNMLTNIKNSMLFVEEKELSSWHKSMKFGTKEINNADYDYLRNLIKSTKISYESNF, translated from the coding sequence ATGTTCAAATTTATCTTTTTATTAAGTCTTTTCCATTTGTATCTTTTTAGTGAAACTAGAACTCTAACATTCGCTCCTTTAGTAACAAAGGATATAGAAGAAATAAATACTCAATTTTTACCAATGATTAAATATCTAGAAAAAAAATTAAATGTTAAAATCCAAATAGATTATAATAGTGATTATGATGCTTTACTAGAAAAGTTTATAAATGGAAAAATAGATATGGCATATTTAGGTCCATTGCCATATTTGACTTTAGAAGAAAAATACCCAAATACAATGCCTTTGGTTAATTTTAAAAATGAAAAAGGTGAAGTCTCATATACTTGTTCTTTTGTAAGTTTTATTTCTACAGAAGGTTCTATTGAAAATATGACTAATACAAAGATTGCATTAACTCAACCTCTTTCTACTTGTGGATATTTATTTGTTAATGATGTACTAAATAATTCAAATACAAATATTGAAAAAAATAAATATAAATATTTAGATAGACATGATGAAGTAGCATTAAGTGTGATTAGAGATGAGTTTAAATATGGTGGCTTAAAAACTGATATTGCTCAAGGATTTACTCATTTAGGATTAAAAGAAATAGTTCGTTCCAAAGAGATACCAAGTTTTGTATTAGTAGGTAATTCAAAAACTTTAGAGAATAATATGCTTACAAATATCAAAAACAGTATGTTATTTGTAGAAGAAAAAGAATTATCATCTTGGCATAAAAGTATGAAATTTGGAACAAAAGAAATAAACAATGCAGATTATGATTATCTTCGCAATCTCATAAAATCAACAAAAATATCATATGAAAGTAATTTTTGA
- a CDS encoding IS4 family transposase: MGLDNYIQTAMRSILKNPILEVLSEIKITKILKQSNFVKREVGYPPFQIILHFVYMLIMNKRQSAFIKNSENAFGKDAYYRFIKESRYNWRKFLILSAAALLQRIKLLHKNGEHRLLIIDDTVEPKRGKFIEGSCKYVWSNKEHKSINALNIVSLNYADSHSTFQVDFSIKMNDSKRKEISEFTSKLHHRSNSYQRKSEIIKSKNTLAIEMLERALNNGVEADYLLVDSWYAKPNFIEKANELGMPVISRLPNNKLIWNFKGKHKTMNAIYESLKNSRHKSGGQHGKISYKYFDAIIEHAVLGKIKLVFLHTGKDLLVFISTDITIAGKEIIATYKKRWNIEQGYKDLRNLFGLGKEENRIYEALIAKITLSMFTYNIVSYINRIKHEPQTLGELFRDLECELETLAISMQLFIQILTKISEIQNVVKDNKDLLNIIAVLSAYTKKELGFMCES, encoded by the coding sequence ATGGGACTTGACAATTATATTCAAACTGCTATGAGAAGCATATTAAAAAACCCAATTCTTGAAGTATTATCAGAAATAAAAATTACAAAAATACTTAAACAAAGTAACTTTGTAAAAAGAGAAGTTGGTTATCCTCCTTTTCAAATTATCTTACATTTTGTTTATATGCTAATTATGAATAAAAGACAATCAGCTTTTATAAAAAACAGTGAGAATGCATTTGGTAAAGACGCCTATTACAGATTCATTAAAGAGAGTCGTTATAACTGGCGAAAGTTTTTGATACTAAGTGCTGCTGCACTTTTGCAAAGAATAAAACTATTACATAAAAATGGTGAACACCGCTTGCTTATTATTGACGATACAGTAGAACCCAAAAGAGGGAAATTCATTGAAGGAAGTTGTAAATATGTTTGGAGTAATAAAGAGCATAAAAGTATCAATGCATTAAACATTGTATCTTTAAATTATGCAGACTCACACTCAACTTTTCAAGTTGATTTTTCTATAAAGATGAATGATAGTAAAAGAAAAGAGATATCAGAATTTACAAGTAAACTCCATCATAGAAGTAATTCATATCAAAGAAAAAGTGAGATAATAAAAAGTAAAAACACACTTGCTATAGAGATGCTTGAAAGAGCCTTGAATAACGGAGTTGAAGCAGATTATCTATTGGTTGACAGTTGGTACGCTAAACCAAACTTTATAGAAAAAGCTAATGAGCTCGGTATGCCTGTAATTTCAAGACTTCCAAATAATAAACTCATTTGGAACTTTAAAGGCAAACATAAAACAATGAATGCAATCTATGAGAGTTTAAAAAACTCTCGTCATAAAAGCGGCGGACAGCATGGCAAAATATCTTACAAATACTTTGATGCAATTATAGAGCATGCAGTTTTAGGTAAGATTAAACTCGTATTTTTGCACACAGGCAAAGACTTGTTAGTTTTTATCTCAACTGATATAACTATCGCAGGTAAAGAGATAATAGCTACTTACAAAAAGAGATGGAATATTGAACAAGGTTATAAAGATTTACGAAACCTTTTTGGTTTAGGAAAAGAAGAGAATCGAATCTATGAAGCACTTATTGCGAAAATAACTCTTTCAATGTTTACCTACAATATTGTAAGCTATATCAATCGCATAAAGCATGAGCCACAAACACTAGGAGAACTTTTTAGAGATTTAGAGTGTGAACTTGAAACACTGGCAATTTCAATGCAACTGTTTATTCAAATATTGACAAAAATTAGTGAAATTCAAAATGTTGTCAAGGATAATAAAGATTTACTCAACATTATCGCTGTGTTAAGTGCTTACACTAAAAAAGAACTTGGTTTTATGTGCGAAAGTTGA
- a CDS encoding PAS domain-containing protein, with product MIYALITLISFLIALMAYRYEKLFAKNKEILENYNKELENELKIQTADLVKQKTLLEDSEFRWKFAVDGSGDGLWDWNAQTNEVYFSPRWKNMLGFEEHEIKDSIEEWENKVHPDDLKQVYKDLTAHMEGKVESYQNEHRVLCKDGSYKWILDRGVIVKKDKEGNPLRLIGTHTDIDERKKYQEEIEKANIKFNSIYNYSLDSIVLLDTESGNFSDVNQRATQLYGYTKDEFLDLKIINIEASHDEEKIKETQENIIKRGWDQFESKHRLKDGTIIDVHVNAVTINILNKNYLYVTFRDITKQKELEQKIISERDFISTIIDNANSVIAVIDNEGRMIRVNKYAQEFTGYTQEQIASEPYFWSRFLPESQKEKVLDLVEEAKKGHIIKSFKNIWVSKDKEERVFEWSNTLVLKEDGSMNYFATIGIDVTQKENIQKLILNKKEEFEAIFKYAQDGIVISDLEGNLLKFNDSFKNLLGYKGKELLSKNFYEFTVSKNREKIIKIIQDAIVVGHVENFEKDFITKNNKTITVHISISLLPNKQTLLFIIKDTSSIKLLEKQSKLASMGEMIGNIAHQWRQPLSVITTSASGLNLEAELDMEISKEQIKEYSNLVIQQANYLSSTIDNFRDFFKDDKDHKIIKIDKVFNYTLALMDATIKNNNIRLIKKIEDNLLIDGSINELSEAFINILNFRT from the coding sequence ATGATATATGCACTAATTACACTAATCTCTTTTTTAATCGCTTTAATGGCTTATAGATATGAAAAACTTTTTGCTAAAAATAAAGAGATATTAGAAAACTATAATAAAGAATTAGAAAATGAACTTAAAATTCAAACAGCAGATCTTGTAAAACAAAAAACTCTTTTGGAAGATAGTGAATTTAGATGGAAGTTTGCAGTTGATGGAAGTGGTGATGGATTATGGGACTGGAATGCTCAAACAAATGAAGTTTATTTTTCTCCAAGATGGAAAAATATGCTTGGTTTTGAAGAACATGAAATAAAAGATTCCATTGAAGAATGGGAGAATAAGGTACATCCAGATGACTTAAAACAAGTATATAAAGATCTTACTGCTCACATGGAAGGGAAAGTAGAAAGTTATCAAAATGAGCATAGGGTATTATGTAAAGATGGCTCATATAAGTGGATACTTGATAGGGGTGTTATTGTTAAAAAAGATAAAGAGGGAAATCCTTTAAGACTTATTGGAACTCATACAGATATTGATGAGAGAAAGAAATATCAAGAAGAAATTGAGAAAGCAAATATCAAATTTAATTCAATATACAATTATTCTTTAGATTCAATAGTACTTCTTGATACAGAAAGTGGAAATTTTTCAGATGTAAATCAAAGAGCTACTCAATTGTATGGATATACAAAAGATGAATTTTTGGATTTAAAAATAATAAATATTGAAGCTTCCCACGATGAAGAGAAAATAAAAGAGACTCAAGAAAATATTATAAAGCGTGGTTGGGATCAGTTTGAATCAAAGCATAGACTAAAAGATGGCACAATAATAGATGTTCATGTAAATGCTGTTACGATTAATATTTTAAATAAAAATTATCTTTATGTAACTTTTAGAGATATCACAAAGCAAAAAGAATTAGAACAAAAAATCATATCTGAAAGAGATTTTATTTCAACTATTATTGATAATGCAAACTCTGTTATTGCAGTAATTGATAATGAAGGCAGAATGATTAGGGTTAATAAATATGCCCAAGAGTTTACAGGATATACTCAAGAGCAGATAGCTAGTGAGCCATATTTTTGGTCAAGATTTTTGCCTGAAAGTCAAAAAGAAAAAGTATTGGATCTTGTAGAAGAAGCAAAAAAAGGTCATATTATAAAATCTTTTAAAAATATTTGGGTTTCAAAAGATAAAGAAGAAAGAGTTTTTGAGTGGTCAAATACCTTAGTTCTAAAAGAAGATGGAAGTATGAATTATTTTGCAACAATAGGAATTGATGTAACCCAAAAGGAGAATATTCAAAAGCTTATTTTAAATAAAAAAGAGGAATTTGAAGCTATTTTTAAATATGCACAAGATGGTATTGTAATAAGTGATTTAGAAGGAAACTTATTAAAATTTAATGATTCCTTTAAAAATCTTTTAGGTTATAAGGGAAAAGAGTTATTGAGTAAAAACTTTTATGAATTCACAGTATCTAAAAATCGAGAAAAAATTATAAAAATAATACAAGATGCAATAGTCGTAGGACATGTTGAAAATTTTGAAAAAGATTTTATAACAAAGAATAATAAAACAATTACAGTGCATATTTCTATTTCACTTCTTCCTAATAAGCAAACATTACTTTTTATAATCAAAGACACATCATCTATTAAACTTTTAGAAAAACAATCTAAATTAGCTTCAATGGGTGAGATGATAGGAAATATTGCCCATCAATGGAGACAACCTTTAAGTGTAATAACAACAAGCGCAAGTGGTTTAAACTTGGAAGCTGAATTAGATATGGAAATTTCTAAGGAGCAAATAAAAGAGTATTCTAATCTTGTAATTCAACAGGCTAACTATCTCTCTAGCACAATCGATAACTTTAGAGATTTTTTTAAAGATGATAAAGATCATAAAATTATCAAAATCGATAAAGTGTTTAATTATACTTTAGCTTTAATGGATGCAACAATTAAGAATAACAATATAAGATTAATTAAAAAGATTGAAGATAATCTTTTAATAGATGGTAGTATAAATGAATTAAGTGAAGCTTTTATTAATATACTCAACTTTCGCACATAA
- a CDS encoding PAS domain S-box protein, whose product MKYIINNIYQFFIVLILFTGILALVFINHYKKSNEKEYLNENISTLGISYQSSIDKYRLLSKYIFNESINNELVLSLFEKGINSTDDEKKLYKGLLFRELHPLYLKLKEEGIRQLHFHTKDNKSYIRFHQPDKYEDDLSLVRKTVKFVNDENKAITSFESGKVISGFRNVFPINFRNEHIGSVEISISTRMMVESISDLDSRKEYSIILNKDIVFDKLFKSQSFLYEESVLNSDFVIEDINSSLPDSPKTLSDIAKRINDKLHNNKQLKEAMRQGEKYAVFVKLDDIYYDVTLIPMPGISKKIEGYLIGYQKSINIPIMMSFELYAYSLIILVMIIFISMLLIIQRKTMILENERKWFKSITDNLVEGLYVMDSNAKINYINPNACKILGYKEEEILGKNAHTLFHSHYLNDNMKQEDCTIFKGVMKNKYFTSKKEYFKNAKGENIPVAVNSKLALSSNRGMEIVTSFSDISIQKELEDKSNLLIKALESSINCIVITDKDAYVQWANPAFEELTGFKISEIIGKNPKEFISSKKQTKEFYEQMWGTILNKKPWKGEIINKKKDGTLYDEELIITPVLDENEEITNFIAIKQDITHRKLLALEKEEKDKIFFQQSKLAAMGEMLGNIAHQWRQPLSAISTASTGIKLQKEMNCLSDEDFNYAMNTINNSAQHLSSTIDDFRGFFDPNNDKKKYFYFLG is encoded by the coding sequence ATGAAATATATAATAAATAATATTTATCAGTTTTTTATAGTTCTTATTCTTTTTACAGGAATTCTTGCCTTAGTTTTTATAAATCATTATAAAAAAAGCAATGAAAAAGAATATCTTAATGAAAATATATCAACCCTTGGTATCTCTTATCAATCAAGTATTGATAAGTATCGTTTATTATCAAAATACATTTTTAATGAATCAATTAATAATGAATTAGTACTTTCTCTTTTTGAAAAAGGAATTAATTCAACAGATGATGAAAAAAAGTTATATAAAGGTTTATTATTTAGAGAACTACATCCTTTATACTTAAAATTAAAGGAAGAAGGAATAAGGCAACTACATTTTCATACAAAAGATAATAAAAGTTATATAAGATTTCATCAACCTGATAAATATGAAGATGATTTATCACTAGTAAGAAAAACTGTTAAATTTGTAAATGATGAAAATAAAGCAATAACGAGTTTTGAATCAGGGAAAGTTATATCAGGATTTAGAAATGTTTTTCCTATAAATTTTAGAAATGAACATATAGGAAGTGTTGAAATTAGTATTTCAACAAGAATGATGGTTGAATCTATTTCAGATTTAGATTCAAGAAAAGAATATTCTATTATTCTAAATAAGGATATTGTATTTGATAAATTATTTAAAAGTCAAAGCTTCTTATATGAAGAGTCAGTACTTAATTCTGATTTTGTAATTGAAGATATAAATTCTTCTTTGCCCGATTCACCAAAAACACTTAGCGATATCGCAAAAAGAATTAATGATAAATTGCATAATAATAAACAATTAAAAGAAGCAATGAGACAAGGTGAAAAATATGCAGTATTTGTAAAACTTGATGATATTTATTATGATGTAACACTTATTCCTATGCCTGGTATTAGCAAAAAGATTGAAGGTTATTTAATTGGATATCAAAAAAGTATAAATATACCAATCATGATGTCTTTTGAATTATATGCTTATTCTCTAATAATATTAGTAATGATAATTTTCATATCAATGCTACTAATAATACAAAGAAAAACAATGATATTAGAGAACGAAAGAAAGTGGTTTAAATCTATAACTGATAATTTGGTCGAAGGATTATATGTTATGGATTCTAATGCTAAAATCAACTATATCAATCCTAATGCTTGTAAAATTTTAGGATATAAAGAAGAAGAAATTTTAGGAAAAAATGCCCATACTCTTTTTCATTCCCATTATCTCAATGATAATATGAAACAAGAAGATTGCACTATATTCAAAGGAGTAATGAAAAATAAATATTTTACTTCAAAGAAAGAATATTTTAAAAATGCTAAAGGTGAAAATATTCCTGTTGCAGTAAATAGTAAATTGGCTTTATCTTCAAATAGAGGAATGGAGATAGTTACTTCTTTTTCTGATATAAGTATTCAAAAAGAGCTTGAAGATAAAAGTAATCTATTAATTAAAGCTCTTGAATCAAGTATAAATTGCATTGTTATAACAGATAAAGATGCTTATGTACAATGGGCTAATCCAGCTTTTGAAGAATTAACAGGATTTAAAATAAGTGAAATTATAGGTAAAAACCCTAAAGAATTTATCTCTTCAAAAAAACAAACAAAAGAGTTCTATGAACAAATGTGGGGAACTATTTTAAATAAAAAACCTTGGAAAGGTGAAATTATTAATAAAAAGAAAGATGGAACATTATATGATGAAGAATTAATAATAACTCCAGTTCTTGATGAAAATGAAGAAATAACAAATTTTATTGCTATAAAACAAGATATAACTCATCGTAAACTTCTTGCTTTAGAAAAAGAAGAGAAAGATAAAATATTTTTCCAACAATCAAAACTTGCAGCAATGGGAGAAATGTTAGGAAATATAGCTCACCAATGGAGACAACCATTATCTGCAATTTCAACAGCTTCTACGGGTATAAAGTTACAAAAAGAGATGAATTGTTTAAGTGATGAAGATTTTAATTATGCAATGAATACTATTAACAATTCTGCACAACATCTTTCTTCTACAATTGATGATTTTAGAGGTTTTTTTGACCCGAACAATGATAAAAAGAAATATTTTTACTTTCTGGGATGA
- a CDS encoding TetR/AcrR family transcriptional regulator, which produces MARPVEYDLNKVLDSAMEIFWQKGYEGVSMAELVSYTGLNRRTMYSLFTDKEGLFKDALENYYSKLSAQKLTILKNNPGKKGIELFFESFTFKKDFKGCLFSNTMREKDFVTEETYNITKEYFNNVRLGMEENLTQAKKDGDFSGDVKAMALTIETFIHGFHVHGKYNSSKEDSRLIIKNLLSMIR; this is translated from the coding sequence ATGGCAAGACCTGTGGAATATGATTTAAACAAAGTACTAGATAGTGCTATGGAAATATTTTGGCAAAAAGGATACGAAGGTGTATCTATGGCTGAATTAGTTTCATATACAGGATTAAATCGCAGAACCATGTACTCTTTATTTACAGATAAAGAAGGTTTGTTTAAAGATGCCCTTGAGAATTATTATTCAAAATTATCAGCTCAAAAACTTACTATTTTAAAAAATAATCCTGGTAAAAAAGGAATTGAACTTTTCTTTGAAAGTTTTACTTTTAAAAAAGATTTTAAAGGTTGTTTGTTTTCAAATACTATGAGAGAAAAAGATTTTGTAACTGAAGAAACATACAATATCACAAAAGAGTATTTTAATAATGTTCGTTTAGGAATGGAAGAAAATCTTACACAAGCGAAAAAAGATGGTGATTTTAGTGGAGATGTAAAAGCAATGGCTCTTACTATTGAGACTTTTATTCATGGTTTTCATGTTCATGGAAAATATAATTCTTCAAAAGAAGATAGTCGGCTTATAATTAAAAATTTACTAAGTATGATTAGATAA
- a CDS encoding CHASE domain-containing protein → MNNTFKDKKPIIASVFTFVFVFITLISFYMFYEEKEENKTSEKANLLVQNIVNEIQTKISQGITAVDSQILILKQNNYNPKDFDKWAKELMKEKDSIACLQLAKDGVVSSIYPYEENKSAMGHDLLKDKRRDDGALLAIEKKGITFVGPIKLIQNDKYALIARKPIFETLDDKEKFWGFSTVIIYVDSIMKSLEEKIKDNGFEYQLEGFDPDKEKRPLFAKSKNFKGKDTLEFDINVPNGKWIFTLEKNSINN, encoded by the coding sequence ATGAATAATACTTTTAAAGATAAGAAACCAATAATCGCTTCTGTATTTACTTTTGTTTTTGTATTTATAACTTTAATAAGTTTTTATATGTTTTATGAAGAAAAAGAAGAAAATAAAACTTCTGAAAAAGCAAATTTATTGGTACAAAATATTGTAAATGAAATTCAAACAAAAATTTCACAAGGTATAACAGCCGTTGATTCTCAAATACTTATATTAAAACAAAATAATTATAATCCAAAAGATTTTGATAAATGGGCAAAAGAGCTTATGAAAGAAAAAGATTCTATAGCTTGTTTACAGTTAGCAAAAGATGGTGTTGTATCAAGTATTTACCCTTATGAAGAGAATAAAAGTGCTATGGGACATGATCTTTTAAAAGATAAAAGACGTGATGATGGTGCATTATTAGCTATTGAAAAAAAAGGAATAACTTTCGTAGGTCCAATTAAATTAATTCAAAATGATAAATATGCTTTGATAGCTAGAAAACCTATTTTTGAAACTTTAGATGATAAAGAGAAATTTTGGGGATTTTCTACAGTTATAATTTATGTTGATTCTATTATGAAATCTCTTGAAGAAAAAATTAAAGATAATGGCTTTGAATATCAACTTGAAGGTTTTGATCCTGATAAAGAAAAAAGGCCTTTATTTGCAAAAAGTAAAAACTTTAAAGGTAAAGATACCCTAGAGTTTGATATAAATGTGCCAAATGGTAAATGGATTTTTACTCTTGAAAAAAATAGTATAAATAATTAA
- a CDS encoding sensor histidine kinase: protein MIDKVFNIIGQQFITQDIEIIKNIEDITILSLENELIQVLLNILNNVKDALLKLKDEKRLIFINAYTKDKFIVIEIKDNAKGIKEEIIDRIFEPYFTTKHQSQGTGIGLYMSQNIVKNYLNGTLDVYNEDYKYEGVAYTGAKFIIII, encoded by the coding sequence ATGATTGATAAGGTTTTTAATATCATAGGTCAACAATTTATAACTCAAGATATTGAAATTATAAAAAACATAGAAGATATAACTATTTTATCTTTAGAAAATGAATTAATACAAGTTCTTTTAAATATATTAAATAATGTGAAAGATGCATTACTTAAGTTAAAAGATGAAAAAAGATTAATTTTTATAAATGCATATACTAAAGATAAATTCATAGTAATAGAAATAAAAGATAATGCAAAAGGAATAAAAGAAGAGATTATAGATAGAATTTTTGAACCTTACTTCACTACAAAACATCAATCCCAAGGTACAGGAATAGGATTATATATGAGTCAAAATATTGTTAAAAACTATTTAAATGGAACGTTAGATGTTTACAATGAAGATTATAAATATGAAGGTGTTGCATATACAGGAGCTAAGTTTATTATCATAATTTAA
- a CDS encoding haloacid dehalogenase type II — translation MKNITLAFDVYGTLIDTNGVVDLLEIFIGDKAKAFSATWRDKQLEYSFRRGHMQNYVSFAVCTSQALDYTCLFYKLELSSEQKNELMNIYAVLPAFTDVKEALTKLKEKGFRLFAFSNGKKEAVEKLLIHAGVRELFLGVVSVDDIKTFKPSPGAYAHFLRTAEVNGGEAWLISSNSFDVTGSISAGMKSAWIQRSSEAIFDPWEIEPTIRVNSLLELCEKLN, via the coding sequence ATGAAAAACATAACACTTGCCTTTGATGTTTATGGAACACTAATTGATACTAATGGAGTTGTTGATTTATTAGAAATATTCATAGGTGATAAAGCAAAAGCATTTTCAGCTACTTGGCGTGATAAACAACTTGAATACTCATTTAGAAGAGGGCATATGCAAAACTATGTGAGTTTTGCTGTTTGTACTTCCCAGGCTTTAGATTATACTTGTTTATTTTACAAGCTTGAACTTTCAAGTGAACAAAAAAATGAGCTTATGAATATCTATGCAGTATTACCAGCATTTACAGATGTTAAAGAAGCATTAACAAAGTTAAAAGAAAAAGGCTTTAGATTATTTGCATTTTCAAATGGAAAAAAAGAAGCTGTTGAAAAACTTTTGATTCATGCAGGAGTTAGAGAGTTGTTTTTAGGTGTTGTAAGTGTTGATGATATTAAAACTTTTAAACCTTCACCTGGAGCTTATGCACACTTTTTAAGAACAGCAGAAGTAAATGGTGGTGAAGCTTGGTTGATTTCAAGTAATTCTTTTGATGTAACAGGTTCAATTTCAGCAGGAATGAAATCAGCTTGGATTCAAAGAAGTAGTGAAGCTATTTTTGATCCTTGGGAAATAGAGCCTACTATTAGGGTTAACTCTTTATTAGAACTTTGTGAAAAACTAAATTAA
- a CDS encoding peroxiredoxin-like family protein, with the protein MSRLIDEINKYKEAFKQKAPKEIQEMMLEATKKLENSSLSKNALTVGSTAKEIKLPNALGNEVSLFKTLEENDFAVVSFYRGTWCAYCNLELKALQERNEELKALGAKLIAVSPQSPDASLATKEKNELEFEVLSDNSNVIAKQYGLVFSLAEELRPIYLSFGINLPANNKEDSYEIPMPATYVINKNKEIIFSFIDEDYTKRCEPQDIIEVIKKAKNK; encoded by the coding sequence ATGTCAAGATTAATAGATGAGATAAATAAATATAAAGAAGCATTTAAACAAAAAGCTCCAAAAGAAATTCAAGAAATGATGTTAGAAGCTACAAAAAAACTAGAGAATTCAAGTCTTAGCAAAAACGCACTAACTGTTGGCTCAACTGCAAAAGAAATTAAATTACCAAATGCCCTAGGAAATGAAGTTTCATTATTTAAAACTTTAGAAGAAAATGATTTTGCAGTTGTGAGTTTTTATAGAGGTACATGGTGTGCTTATTGTAATCTAGAATTAAAAGCATTACAAGAAAGAAATGAAGAGTTAAAAGCCTTAGGTGCAAAATTAATTGCTGTTTCACCACAAAGTCCAGATGCAAGTTTAGCTACAAAAGAAAAAAATGAATTGGAATTTGAAGTATTAAGTGATAATTCAAATGTAATAGCAAAACAGTATGGACTTGTATTTTCACTAGCAGAAGAACTAAGACCAATTTATTTAAGTTTTGGAATTAATCTTCCAGCAAATAACAAAGAAGATTCTTATGAAATTCCAATGCCAGCAACTTATGTAATAAATAAAAATAAAGAGATTATATTTTCATTTATAGATGAAGATTATACAAAAAGATGTGAGCCACAAGATATAATAGAGGTGATTAAAAAGGCTAAAAATAAATAA
- a CDS encoding SapC family protein, with protein MYNNLEAINKITDKDVSIKEIKDYSFAKTQMNSPITISEFYESCKDYPIFFVKDANNSWMATVMLGYKEKENTFVDEKGIWAKHKYIPAHIRRYPFIFVTDNKSSQLTLGVEKDYKIKTQKDENRKLFDKDGNNSKFLNGILGFLNQYQKDSIETSSFIKQLDEWELLEEKNAKVIVSKDEQYNINGFYVVNEEKLKHLSKKRKEELFNKNAIPLITAHLISLSNIKRFS; from the coding sequence ATGTATAACAATTTAGAAGCAATCAATAAAATTACAGATAAAGATGTATCAATTAAAGAAATTAAAGATTACTCTTTTGCAAAAACTCAGATGAATTCACCAATAACAATTTCAGAATTTTATGAATCATGTAAAGATTATCCAATCTTTTTTGTAAAAGATGCTAATAACTCATGGATGGCTACAGTTATGTTAGGTTATAAAGAAAAAGAAAATACTTTTGTTGATGAAAAGGGTATTTGGGCTAAACATAAATATATTCCGGCTCATATTAGAAGATATCCTTTTATATTTGTAACAGACAATAAATCATCACAATTAACTTTAGGTGTGGAAAAAGATTATAAAATCAAAACACAAAAAGATGAAAATAGAAAACTATTTGATAAAGATGGAAATAATAGTAAATTTTTAAATGGAATCTTAGGATTTTTAAACCAATATCAAAAAGATTCAATAGAAACATCTTCTTTTATAAAACAATTAGATGAATGGGAACTTCTAGAAGAAAAAAATGCAAAAGTGATAGTTTCAAAAGATGAACAATACAATATAAATGGTTTTTATGTAGTAAATGAAGAAAAATTAAAACATTTAAGTAAAAAAAGAAAAGAAGAACTTTTTAATAAAAATGCAATTCCTTTAATCACTGCACATTTAATTTCATTATCAAATATTAAACGATTTTCATAA
- a CDS encoding YaeQ family protein, with product MATKATIYKALLNIANMDTNYYNEHNLTLALHPSETELRLMARLVAFILNANEDLVFCKGIDQDDEPDLWEKALDGDIELWIDLGQPPDFLIFIKNQFF from the coding sequence ATGGCTACGAAAGCAACAATCTATAAAGCACTTTTAAACATTGCAAATATGGATACAAACTACTACAATGAGCACAATTTAACACTTGCCTTACATCCAAGTGAAACGGAACTAAGATTAATGGCTCGTTTAGTTGCATTTATTTTAAATGCAAATGAAGATTTAGTATTTTGTAAAGGTATTGATCAAGATGATGAGCCTGATTTATGGGAAAAAGCTTTAGATGGAGATATTGAACTTTGGATTGATTTAGGTCAGCCTCCTGACTTTCTCATTTTTATCAAAAATCAATTTTTCTAA